One stretch of Balneola sp. MJW-20 DNA includes these proteins:
- a CDS encoding transglutaminase family protein, with protein MTTRSEIESLLFLLDDPDPFVKKSVQNRFSELGEKAVPLLDEYRSEVSESGKKEKISEVMHQLTFSSLEEDFMDILEGGIKTRMQLEKAVFTLARFGNPTLRISTYSDKLDHFANIVAPQIRYKLDERKKMKQFMKFIFEDLNFRGDTESYHDPQNCFLDSVIERRKGLPISLSLIVMFVAYRLDLPFFGINMPIHFMLNFVGDKEELLVDPYDDGAVVSYDQCYFFLKKNNIEPRPEHFKIASNMDIIIRVIRNLIHSYEKRDELMKVEDLKKLLNAAEMFEG; from the coding sequence ATGACGACGAGATCAGAGATAGAGTCGCTATTATTCCTGCTGGATGATCCGGACCCTTTTGTAAAAAAAAGTGTGCAGAACCGGTTTTCTGAACTGGGAGAGAAGGCAGTACCACTTCTGGACGAATATCGCTCCGAGGTTTCTGAATCCGGAAAAAAGGAAAAGATCAGCGAGGTCATGCATCAGCTGACTTTCAGTTCTCTGGAAGAGGATTTTATGGATATTCTGGAAGGGGGCATTAAGACCCGCATGCAGCTGGAAAAAGCGGTCTTCACACTGGCTCGTTTTGGTAATCCAACGCTACGTATCAGTACCTATAGTGATAAGCTGGATCATTTTGCGAATATCGTGGCGCCTCAGATCCGATATAAGCTGGATGAAAGAAAGAAAATGAAACAGTTTATGAAGTTCATTTTCGAAGATCTGAACTTCCGGGGCGATACGGAAAGCTACCATGATCCCCAGAATTGCTTCCTGGATTCGGTCATAGAAAGAAGAAAAGGTCTTCCGATCTCTTTAAGTCTGATTGTCATGTTTGTAGCCTACAGGCTGGACCTGCCCTTTTTTGGCATTAACATGCCTATTCATTTCATGCTTAATTTTGTAGGCGATAAAGAAGAACTCCTCGTAGATCCCTATGATGACGGCGCGGTGGTCAGTTACGACCAGTGTTATTTCTTTCTCAAGAAGAATAATATCGAACCCCGGCCGGAACACTTTAAGATCGCATCCAATATGGATATTATCATTCGGGTGATCCGGAACCTCATCCACAGTTACGAAAAGAGAGACGAGCTGATGAAGGTGGAAGACTTGAAAAAGCTACTGAACGCAGCGGAGATGTTCGAAGGCTGA
- a CDS encoding arginine deiminase family protein, translating to MDLNVSSEIGHLEGVIVHTPGQEVSLVNPELKDELLFDDIIFEGDARLEHLDMLQVFNAAMSEEGNIYEIMDLFGEAFTKEDARAFFIENLIREFPAENLHIIENELHALSPDMLLRFATLGKIENSTGFSLNPTPNLLFTRDLAAVVGNSIIISRAATDARLRESLLMETLIEYHPLFHDIKNRAIKISGDQSIEGGDVLVVSDKLVLIGMSERTSFSALTQAATGLMKNGVETVLAVDIPKQRSSMHLDTIFTFAGPGECIVFPPAIVEKTDNVVALIKDGDRIIAEQRSSLKGALEEYDGKEYTFINCGGDDRTNQFREQWTDGANVFALSPGVIVGYERNTNTFNTLVDHGYVFMNQFEFIEEYGEGGFKADEEQKIAVSFQGNELCRGRGGARCMTLPICRKPLN from the coding sequence ATGGACCTGAATGTTTCATCAGAGATCGGGCACCTGGAAGGGGTGATCGTTCATACTCCCGGCCAGGAAGTTTCCTTAGTGAACCCGGAATTGAAAGACGAGTTACTTTTTGACGACATCATATTCGAGGGTGATGCCCGGCTTGAACATCTGGACATGCTGCAGGTCTTTAATGCTGCCATGTCTGAAGAAGGCAATATCTACGAGATTATGGATCTCTTTGGCGAAGCCTTTACAAAAGAGGATGCCCGCGCCTTTTTTATTGAAAACCTGATCCGTGAATTCCCTGCCGAGAACCTTCATATTATCGAAAATGAACTGCATGCTTTGAGTCCTGACATGCTTCTCAGGTTTGCAACATTAGGGAAGATCGAGAATTCCACCGGTTTCAGCCTGAATCCGACGCCTAATCTTTTATTTACCCGTGATCTCGCGGCTGTGGTCGGAAATTCGATCATTATTTCCAGGGCAGCTACAGACGCCCGGTTAAGGGAATCCCTGCTTATGGAAACCCTGATCGAATATCATCCCTTATTTCATGACATCAAAAACAGAGCCATCAAGATATCCGGAGATCAGTCTATTGAAGGCGGGGATGTACTGGTAGTATCCGACAAACTGGTTCTGATAGGAATGAGTGAAAGAACTTCATTCAGTGCTCTGACCCAGGCGGCAACAGGCCTGATGAAAAACGGAGTGGAAACCGTTCTGGCGGTAGATATCCCTAAGCAGCGTTCTTCCATGCACCTGGATACGATCTTTACTTTTGCAGGTCCCGGTGAGTGTATTGTATTTCCCCCGGCTATAGTTGAAAAAACTGATAATGTGGTAGCACTCATCAAAGATGGTGACCGGATCATTGCCGAGCAGCGCAGCTCATTAAAAGGCGCTCTTGAAGAGTATGACGGCAAAGAATACACCTTTATTAACTGTGGTGGTGATGACCGTACCAATCAGTTCAGGGAGCAATGGACCGATGGAGCCAATGTTTTTGCTTTATCACCGGGTGTCATCGTAGGTTATGAACGAAACACCAACACCTTTAATACCCTGGTAGATCATGGATATGTGTTCATGAATCAATTTGAATTTATTGAGGAATATGGAGAGGGCGGTTTCAAGGCAGATGAGGAACAAAAGATCGCCGTCAGTTTTCAGGGGAATGAATTATGCAGGGGAAGAGGAGGGGCTCGCTGCATGACTCTCCCTATCTGTAGAAAACCATTAAATTAA